A region from the Salvia splendens isolate huo1 chromosome 15, SspV2, whole genome shotgun sequence genome encodes:
- the LOC121769556 gene encoding caffeoylshikimate esterase-like, whose product MDFALASTFHPRLESTHFRRNIPPKFFQREPTLLRQTVILAAQKKIDGVSDELNSIASQNLDHAPARRRVRSAFANVQQQLDHILFKMAPAGMRTDEWYEVNSEGQEIFCKSWLPKPGVRIKGALCFCHGYGDTCTFFFEGIAKHIAATGYGVYAIDHPGFGLSEGLHGYIPSFDAVVDNVIEQFKIMKGRPEIRGLPRFIFGQSMGGAIAIKALLKAPKEWDGIVLVAPMCKISDEMKPPVPLQQVLIFLSKLMPQAKLVPQKDIADLAFRELSKKNLAPYNVISYSDQTRLKTAVELLNATKYIESRVDKVSTPMLILHGAADRVTDPRISQFLYNNASTNDKTLKLYEGGFHSILEGEPDDVILTVLNDIVSWLDSRTTLK is encoded by the exons ATGGACTTCGCGCTCGCCTCAACCTTCCACCCTCGCCTCGAATCTACCCACTTTCGCCGGAATATTCCGCCCAAATTTTTCCAGCGGGAGCCCACATTATTGCGGCAAACAGTGATCCTGGCGGCTCAGAAAAAGATCGATGGGGTGAGCGACGAACTCAACTCCATCGCATCGCAAAATTTGGATCACGCCCCCGCCAGAAGGAGGGTGCGATCGGCTTTTGCCAACGTTCAGCAGCAGCTCGATCATATACTGTTTAAG ATGGCTCCAGCTGGGATGAGAACCGATGAG TGGTATGAGGTCAATTCGGAAGGTCAAGAGATTTTTTGTAAAAGCTGGTTGCCAAAGCCCGGTGTACGGATCAAAGGAGCCTTATGTTTTTGTCATGGATATGGTGACACCTGCACATTTTTCTTTGAAG GCATTGCCAAGCACATTGCTGCCACTGGTTATGGTGTGTACGCCATCGACCATCCTGGTTTTGGCCTCTCTGAAGGATTGCACGGCTATATCCCCTCATTTGATGCTGTGGTCGACAATGTCATTGAGCAATTCAAGATAATGAAAG GAAGGCCCGAGATTCGTGGGCTGCCCCGTTTCATATTTGGTCAGTCCATGGGAGGAGCAATTGCTATCAAAGCACTTCTAAAGGCACCAAAGGAATGGGATGGGATAGTGCTTGTTGCTCCAATGTGTAAA ATCTCAGACGAAATGAAACCCCCCGTTCCACTCCAGCAAGTACTCATCTTCCTATCGAAGCTCATGCCACAGGCAAAGCTCGTGCCCCAGAAAGACATAGCTGACTTAGCTTTCAGAGAGTTGAGCAAGAAAAATCTG GCTCCATACAATGTGATCAGCTACTCAGACCAGACGCGGCTCAAGACTGCTGTCGAGCTCTTGAATGCCACAAAGTACATTGAGTCTCGGGTTGACAAG GTCTCGACTCCAATGCTGATTCTTCACGGGGCTGCTGATAGGGTGACGGATCCCCGGATTAGCCAGTTCTTGTACAACAACGCATCGACCAATGACAAAACCTTGAAGCTATATGAAGGTGGATTTCACTCTATCCTTGAAGGGGAACCGGATGATGTAATTTTGACAGTTCTCAATGACATTGTTTCATGGCTTGATTCTAGGACAACTTTGAAATAG
- the LOC121768976 gene encoding uncharacterized protein LOC121768976 isoform X1 — MNRYAIRQNSFAAYEEMRGNAAACRSVEMKETVICPKPRRLGLLQTSLHEPSYPRPLRWHASHHQELFDSKAGSELLDIILAKQGGGCGSDQAVPPVASSPPFFSGSPPSRVSNPLIQDARFMAEHSTPASPRAVPAPSPSSTRKGGCVRANFGNNPAVRVEGFDCLDRDRRNCTIPALA, encoded by the exons ATGAACCGCTACGCAATCCGCCAAAACAGCTTTGCTGCCTACGAGGAGATGAGAGGCAACGCCGCTGCCTGCAGATCTGTGGAGATGAAGGAAACGGTCATCTGCCCTAAGCCGCGGCGGCTCGGCTTGCTCCAGACCTCTCTTCACGAGCCGTCTTACCCGAGGCCTCTCAGATGGCACGCTAg CCATCACCAAGAGCTTTTTGATTCCAAAGCTGGAAGCGAGCTTCTGGACATCATCCTAGCAAAG CAGGGTGGTGGTTGTGGTAGTGATCAAGCAGTGCCACCGGTAGCCTCGTCGCCCCCATTTTTTTCCGGGTCGCCGCCGAGCAGAGTATCTAACCCACTAATTCAAGACGCGCGGTTCATGGCCGAGCATAGCACCCCCGCCTCCCCACGCGCGGTCCCAGCCCCTTCCCCCTCCTCCACCCGCAAGGGGGGCTGTGTCCGGGCGAATTTTGGGAACAACCCGGCCGTGAGGGTGGAGGGGTTCGACTGCCTGGACCGGGATAGGCGCAACTGCACTATCCCTGCCCTGGCATAA
- the LOC121768976 gene encoding uncharacterized protein LOC121768976 isoform X2, producing the protein MNRYAIRQNSFAAYEEMRGNAAACRSVEMKETVICPKPRRLGLLQTSLHEPSYPRPLRWHASHHQELFDSKAGSELLDIILAKGGGCGSDQAVPPVASSPPFFSGSPPSRVSNPLIQDARFMAEHSTPASPRAVPAPSPSSTRKGGCVRANFGNNPAVRVEGFDCLDRDRRNCTIPALA; encoded by the exons ATGAACCGCTACGCAATCCGCCAAAACAGCTTTGCTGCCTACGAGGAGATGAGAGGCAACGCCGCTGCCTGCAGATCTGTGGAGATGAAGGAAACGGTCATCTGCCCTAAGCCGCGGCGGCTCGGCTTGCTCCAGACCTCTCTTCACGAGCCGTCTTACCCGAGGCCTCTCAGATGGCACGCTAg CCATCACCAAGAGCTTTTTGATTCCAAAGCTGGAAGCGAGCTTCTGGACATCATCCTAGCAAAG GGTGGTGGTTGTGGTAGTGATCAAGCAGTGCCACCGGTAGCCTCGTCGCCCCCATTTTTTTCCGGGTCGCCGCCGAGCAGAGTATCTAACCCACTAATTCAAGACGCGCGGTTCATGGCCGAGCATAGCACCCCCGCCTCCCCACGCGCGGTCCCAGCCCCTTCCCCCTCCTCCACCCGCAAGGGGGGCTGTGTCCGGGCGAATTTTGGGAACAACCCGGCCGTGAGGGTGGAGGGGTTCGACTGCCTGGACCGGGATAGGCGCAACTGCACTATCCCTGCCCTGGCATAA